The Geobacillus genomosp. 3 genome segment GGCGGAAGAAATCATTTCATTGATTATTTTGTTGGCTTCGATGCTGACCGGGATGATCGGCTGGTCGGCGTACGGCTTATCGCTCGAACATGTCATGTCGCGCTATCTCGTTTTATTGTTTGCGTTTGTAGCCGGGGCGGCAACCGGTTCGACCGTTGGAGTCGTCACCGGGCTCGTTTTAAGCTTGGCGAACGTCGGCAACTTGTCAGAAATGAGCTTGCTTGCTTTTGCCGGACTGCTCGGTGGGCTGCTGAAAGAAGGGCGAAAGCTCGGGGTGGCGTTTGGGCTCATTGTCGCGACGTTGTTGATGGGCTTGTACGGGGACGGAAAAGCCGAGCTCGTGCCGACGCTGCTTGAATCAGGCATCGCTGTTGTGCTGTTTTTGTTTACCGCCCGTTCGTTGACAGAGAAAATTGCGAAACATATTCCTGGTACGGCTGAATACATCAATGAACAACAGCAATACGTCCGCAAAATCCGCGATGTGACGGCACAGCGTGTCTCACAATTTTCGAACGTCTTTCAAGCGCTGGCGGAAAGCTTTTTGCCTGAGCCGCTGTCGGATGCCGACGAATACCGCGAGCGGGAGGTGGATTATTTTCTCGGCGATATTACCGAAAAGACGTGCCAAACGTGCTTTAAGAAAGCGCAATGTTGGGCGGCCAACTTTAGTACAACTTATGCGTATATGAAGCAAATGATGCATGAGGCGGACGAAAAAACGTTGACGCAAAACCATCAGCTGTTGCGCGAATGGGAGCGGTATTGCGTCAAAGCCGGCAAAGTTGTTGATGCAGTTGAAAAAGAGATGGTGACTTATCAGGCCAACCGCAAGCTTAAACGGCAAGTTTACGAAAGCCGGAAGCTCGTTGCCGAGCAGTTGTTGGGAGTTTCACAAGTCATGGACGATTTTGCGAAGGAGATTCAGAAGGAGCGCGAAAACCATTATTTTCAAGAAGAACAAATTTACCATGCCTTGCAAGAGTTTGGCATCGAAATCGGACATGTCGATATTTACAGTTTAGAAAAAGGAAGTATCGATATTGAAATGAGCATTCCTTACTGCGAGGGGCGCGGTGAGTGTGAAAAACTGATCGCGCCGATGCTGTCGGACATTTTAGGAGAGACGATTGTCGTCAAGCGGGAGGAATGTGCTGCTTACCCGAATGGGTATTGCCGTGTTGCCTTCGGTTCGACGAAAGCGTTTGTCGTCGAGACGGGTGTGGCGTTCGCGGCCAAAGGGGGCGGACTCATTTCCGGTGACAGCTATGCAACGATTGAGCTTGGCACCGGCAAATATGCGGTCGCCATCAGCGACGGCATGGGCAACGGGGAGCGGGCGCATGACGAAAGCCGTGAGACGTTGCATTTGCTGCAAAAAATCTTGCAAACAGGAATGGATGAATCGATCGCCATTAAATCCATCAATTCCATTTTGGCGTTGCGGACGACGGAAGATATGTATGCGACGCTTGATTTGGCGATCATCGATTTGCAAAACGCGGCGACGAAGTTTTTGAAAATCGGGTCGACGCCAAGCTTCATTAAGCGCGGCGACAAGGTGATGAAAGTGGAGGCAAGCAATTTGCCGATGGGCATTATTAAGGAAGTTGAATTCGATGTGGTTAGCGAACAGTTGAAATCGGGCGACTTGCTTATTATGATGAGCGATGGGGTGTTTGAGGGGCCGATGAATGTGGAGAACCATGACGCTTGGATGAAACGGAAAATTCAAGAGTTGAAAACGACCGACCCGCAAGAAGTCGCCGATGTGATCATGGAAGAAGTGATCCGTCAGTGCGGTGGGGAAATTGAAGATGATATGACGGTCGTTGTCGCCAAAGTGCGGCACAACACGCCAAAATGGGCGACGATTCCCGCGTATATGTATATGAAAAAGGCGCAGTAATGCGCGTATAAAAACGCTCCCCTACGGCGATGATGGTAATACTATTCGCCAAGGAGGGGAACGAACATGCGGAAGGGAACGTTGCGGCAAATTTTGTTGATTACGGACGGCTGCTCGAATCATGGCGAGGACCCGGCTGCGATAGCGGCATTGGCGCGCGAACAAGGCATTACGGTGAACGTGATCGGCGTGTTGGACAAAGATACGATCGACGAAAATGGACAGCGGGAAATTGAAGCGATTGCGGCTGCCGGTGGCGGCATGAGCCAAGTCGTGTACGCGAAGCAGCTGTCGCAGACGGTGCAGATGGTGACGCGCCAGGCGATGACACAAACATTGCAAGGGCTCGTGAACCGCGAGTTGAAACAAATCTTTGGTTCGGACGTTTCGCTTGAAGATTTGCCGCCGGACAAGCGCGGCGAAGTGATGGAAGTCGTCGATGAGCTCGGGGAAACGGCTGCGCTCGACGTGCTTATTTTAATCGATACAAGCGGGAGCATGAAGACGAAATTGCCAACGGTCAAAGAGGCGCTCGTCGATTTATCGCTCAGTTTAAATGCACGCATGGGCGAAAATCGTTTTTCCGTGTTCATCTTCCCGGGCAAACGGAATTGCGCTGAGAAAATGATGGACTGGACGCCGAAAATTGAAGAGCTGTCCACTGTCTTTCCGAAATTGGCGTCAGGCGGACTGACGCCGACAGGGCCGGCTCTGCGCGAAGCGATCGCCTATTTCGGCCGCAAACGGTCGCTAAGGAGCTGGATTGGCGATGGCGATGAACCATACGTCGAAGAATCGTCTTTGTAATCTTCCACCCGGCACGGTCGTTACCGGTAAATGGAATGGCCGTTCGTATCGACTGTTGCGGCAGCTCGGCAGCGGAGCGAACGGCGTCGTTTACTTGGCAGAGAGCGGCCGCCAACGCGTCGCTGTCAAACTGAGCGACGATTATGCGTCATTGGCCTCGGAAATGAACATATTGCGCCGTTTTTCTAAGGTCCAGGGGGTCGCCCTCGGGCCTTCTTTGCTAGAAGCGGATGACTGGCGAAGCCCGTTCGGGCGAGAAACGATCCCGTTTTATGTCATGGAGTATATTGAAGGGGAAAACTTCACTACCTTTGTCCGCCGCCGC includes the following:
- the spoIIE gene encoding stage II sporulation protein E translates to MERVERGTVRRISGVPIHDTQATVSRWMRHVKLRLGHLFVHQGFLLLLVGFLLGRALILAKLTPFALPFFVSVYMLRRDKAAFALVSLLAGALTLSFDTVLFVGVSIFGFLFIYGWVRKVISESLKIVPFVVFVVSLATKWLISYYWIGERTAYGTAMAVVEAGLSLVLTLIFMQSIPLLTVRKHKHALRAEEIISLIILLASMLTGMIGWSAYGLSLEHVMSRYLVLLFAFVAGAATGSTVGVVTGLVLSLANVGNLSEMSLLAFAGLLGGLLKEGRKLGVAFGLIVATLLMGLYGDGKAELVPTLLESGIAVVLFLFTARSLTEKIAKHIPGTAEYINEQQQYVRKIRDVTAQRVSQFSNVFQALAESFLPEPLSDADEYREREVDYFLGDITEKTCQTCFKKAQCWAANFSTTYAYMKQMMHEADEKTLTQNHQLLREWERYCVKAGKVVDAVEKEMVTYQANRKLKRQVYESRKLVAEQLLGVSQVMDDFAKEIQKERENHYFQEEQIYHALQEFGIEIGHVDIYSLEKGSIDIEMSIPYCEGRGECEKLIAPMLSDILGETIVVKREECAAYPNGYCRVAFGSTKAFVVETGVAFAAKGGGLISGDSYATIELGTGKYAVAISDGMGNGERAHDESRETLHLLQKILQTGMDESIAIKSINSILALRTTEDMYATLDLAIIDLQNAATKFLKIGSTPSFIKRGDKVMKVEASNLPMGIIKEVEFDVVSEQLKSGDLLIMMSDGVFEGPMNVENHDAWMKRKIQELKTTDPQEVADVIMEEVIRQCGGEIEDDMTVVVAKVRHNTPKWATIPAYMYMKKAQ